ACAGGCGGTTGCTGGACTGTGTGGTGCCGGAGGACTTGGCGGCGCTGCGGACGGAGCTGCATCGCACGCTGAAGGCAGGGGTGAACGGCGAAGCGATTTTCAGGGTGAAGAGCAGGGAAGCAGGGTGCAAGTTCATCTATGCCCGCTGGGTGGTTATTCTGGATGCCTCCGCCCGGGTACAGCAGGTACGCGGCATGGTGCAGGATGTTACGGAACGCCAGCGGATGGAGGAGCAGCTCCGCGAGAGTGAACGCAATTACCGCCTGATCTCGGAGAATTCCCAGGACTTCATCACCCGGAACAGCACCGATGAACAGGCGACCTTCCTGTATGCATCACCTATCTGCCGGGAGATGCTGGGATTTACGCCGGAAGAGATGGTCGGTACGGGCGGGATCAGCTATGTCCATCCCGGGGATGTTGCCCGGGTGCAGCTCTATCTGGAGCGCACCAGGCAGGGCCTGGCGATGGAGCCTATCGTATTCCGTTACCGGTGCAAGGACGGCTCCTATCTGTGGGTAGAGACCACGCTTCAATATACGGAGACGGGAACGCCGGGAGTGACCGAGATGATCGGCGTGACCCGCAATATCTCGGAGCGCAAGCAATATGAGCTGAAGCTGCTGGAGAGCGAGAACCGCTACAAATCGCTGTTTGAATACAATCCGTCCGCCATCAGTGCGATGGACCTGGAGGGTTACATACAGTCACTCAATGCCAGTCTGGAGCAGCTGACGGGATATTCCCACGGGACTCTGCAGTATTCCAGCTACAGTGAGATCATTGATGAAGATGAGCTGGACAAGGTAAACCGGCGGTTCCATGCCGCCGCCGGGGGATTAGCCCAGACCTTCGAGACCCGGCTGATCCGCCACGACGGGCAGCGGGTTGAGGTCAGCATGATTTATGTCCCGATTCTGGTCGATCATGAGGTGGTCGGTGTGTTCGCAATTACCAGTGACATTACGGAGCGCAAAAGGCATCTGGAACAGATTGAGAAGCTCAGCTATGAACATGCGCTCATTCTGAATTCTGTGTCGGAAGGGATATTCGGCATGAATCTGGAGGGCGAGACCGTATTTATCAATCCGGCAGCCTCTGTCATGCTGGGGTACCACCCGGGCGAGCTGGCCCGCAATATCAAGCTGCATACGGTTGCCCAGACCTGGATGGACGGCGAGCTGTACCCCGGAGGCCAGCGTACGCTGGCAGAGCTGCTCCAGATGAATTCCTTCTATGAGCATGAGCAGGAGGGGGTATTCTGGCGGCAGGACGGCTCCAGCTTCCTGGTCAAATACCGGATGACTGCCTTATATGATAACGGTGAGCACAAAGGAGCGGTGGTGGTCTTCCGCGACATTACAGAAGAGAAGGCCGTAGTCCGGGCCAAGGAATCAGCGGAGAAGGCCGACCGGGCCAAGTCCGAGTTCCTCGCCATCATGAGCCATGAGCTGCGCACCCCGATGAACGGGATCATTGGCATGGCCGATCTGCTGTCAGGCACAGAGCTTACCGAGGAGCAGCAATACTACACCCAGATTATCAATAAAAGCGGAGCCGCGCTGGTGCACATCCTGAACGAGGTGCTTGACTTCAGCAAGATAGAATCCGGCATGATGACGCTGGACCTGCAGCCGGTCGATATCCGGCAGGTTGTCCAGAATGTCTGTGAGCTGTTCTATCCGCGGATTCAGGAGAAGGGGCTGATTCTCCGCAGTGATATTGCGCCGGACATTCCCGGCCTTGTAATGACCGATGAAGCCAGGCTGCGGCAGATTCTGGTGAATCTGGTCGGTAATGCGGTGAAGTTCACGGAAGAAGGAGAGGTTGGAGTGGCCGTGAGGCTGGAGGCCGCCCGGGAGCAGGGTCCGCTGATTCTGCGGTTCGCGGTAACGGATACCGGTATCGGTATTCCCGAGGGCAGCCAGAACCTGTTATTCCAGTCCTTCACCCAGCTCGACCCTTCCATTAACCGCAAGTACGGCGGGACCGGACTTGGGCTGGCAATCAGCAAGAAGCTGGCCGAACTGCTGGACGGCACTATTGGAGTGAACAGCAGTGAAGGGGAGGGCTCAGAGTTCTATTTCACCATCTCTGCGGGGCTTCCTCCCGAGGAGTCCGGCGGACTGCTGCTGACTGGAGCTGTTGCCGCCAAGGAGTATAGAAGCGGAGTCTTCAGTATGGACCAGCCGGAGGCTGCATACGGGCCGCTGTCCATCCTTGTTGCCGAGGACCATCCGGTGAACCAGCAGATTATCCAGGCCTTCCTCCGCAAACGCGGGTACACCTCCGATCTGGTTGCGGACGGGAAGCCGGCGGTTGAAGCGGTGCGCTCCCGGCACTATGATCTGGTGTTCATGGATATTCAGATGCCGGGCATGGACGGCATAGAGGCGGCGAGGCAGATCCGTAGCGCTGTGGGGCTGTCGCCGGTAATTATTGCTGTAACGGCCTTTGCCCGCAAGGAAGACCGGGAGATGTGCCTGCGGGCCGGGATGCAGGACTTCATCTCCAAGCCGATCCGCGGAGAGGAGCTGGACCGCGTACTGCGGGATTGGTCCGGCAGTGTGCGCAGTCAGAGCTGAGGTTGACAAGGTCCCCAGGGCTGCGGTAATATTCGTAATTATTACGAATATATAATGGCTATATTAACTGCCTAACGAAAGGATTACAACAGTGCAGACCATGAAACGCGGAGATTTCCTGCTCATTCTGATCGTCCTGCTGGCTGCCGGCTCCATCTATGGCTACAGGTGGTTCCAGAATCATAATGAGCATTATGCCCAAGGCGATCTGAAGGCTGTAATTACGGTGAACGGCAAGGAGTACCAGACGGTAACCTTGACCAAGGAAGAGCAGGTTATCGACATCCGTACCCGGTACGGCCATAATACGCTGAAGGTATATGACTACGGCATACAGATGACCTTCTCGGACGCCCCTCTGCCCATTGCGCTGGATATGGGGTTCATCTCCAAGCCCAAGCAGCAGATTATCTGTATCCCGGCCCGGCTGCTGGTGGAGATTATCAATCCGGCCTCTTCGATTGACGATGACGACGCGCTGGATGCGGTTATCTGAGCGCTCCGGGCGGCTGCTCTTTCAGCTCTTCCCAGGCTGCTACGGCATCAGCGTTCGTATACACATAAGGCGTAGTCGGTGCCTGAACCGCAGTAATGCTCTCCGGAGCAATCATCAGGGTCTCGGCACCCTTATATACCGCCACATCAAGCTTGCCCCGAACCTCAATCCAGGTATCGGCGGGCAGGCTTATTGGCGTTCCCGGCTCCAGCAGGATGCCGAAGGGGGTCGCATCCGCTGTGCAGCACTGGACCAGAAAACGGCTGACAGCGTAAGCGGACTGGCCGGCCCCCTGCGGCTCGCGGTACAGGAAGCCGGATACAGAGATCTCCTTGCCCGCGAATTGTGACTTGTACAGATTCATGGCCCCCAGCGTCTCGGAGTAAATCTCCGGCCGCACCGGAATGACCGGCTCGGCATACAGCTTGCCTGCAAGCTCCGCGAATTCGGCTTCGTAAGGATTGGCCGGAGTGAATGTCGAACCGCTGTTAGTGCTGGTGCCAGTGCGGGACTCCACAGCGGTATAGGACAAGGCCAGCCCTTTCCTGGCGGCAGCGGCACTGCCGAGCGCGCGGTCGGGCAGCAGAACGCCCAGCAGGAGCGGAAGCAGAAACAGGCTGTAGAGGACGGAGCTGCCTAGACCGGAGCGGGGCAGGCGGTGCTCGCAGTCGCACAGGGCTGCGCTTCTGCCGAGCACCGCCTGAAGCCCGAGGCTGAGCGCCATCAGGACGAGCGGAACCGGGCATAGCCTGATCCAGCGGGCCAGCTTGGGGGCCACGTAGTAATGAAGCGCATCCTGCTGGACCAGATGTCCGATATAGAGCGCCAGCGCGAGCAGAATCGCCGCTCTCAGCAAATAGTGAATCCGGATGCTCCGGGGATTATTCATAGGAATCCTCCTGCGTGGTTAAGGGTCATTCTGCACAGCTACAGCCAGAGAGAGACCGCCACGGAGCCGGTGAAGACCGCCGCGAAGATCAGGAAGAACAGGTATAGCGCGAACCTGGTTTTGAACAGGGACAACAGCATGAGCGCGTTCTTGAAGTCCAGCATCGGGCCCAGCACCATGAACGCCAGCAGGGAGCCCGCCGGGAAGGAATGCAGGAACGTGGAGGCGACGAAGGCATCCGAGGTGGAGCAGAGCGAGAGGGCGAAGGACAGGCCCATCATGAACAGATAGGAACCGACCGGCTGTCCCCCGATGGCGGCCAGACTGCCTTGGTGCAGGAAGGTCTGAAGGCCGGCGGTCAGCAGGCAGCCGATAATTAAATATTTGCCCATTTCAAAAAACTCATCCGAGGTATGCACGAAAACAGCCGCGAGCTTGCCGCCGAGCGGTTCCGTGCGGTGCGCTTCTTCTCCTCCGCTCCGGATGGTGAGGCGCAGCGGAGATTTGCGGACGTTGGCATAGAGGACAAGGCCGATGAAGGCCGCCACGGCCAGGGCCAGTCCCATCCGGGCGTAGGCCAGCTCCGGGTGGGAGCGGAAGGCCATAAGCGTAGCGCCGTAGACGACCGGGTTCACGATGGGACCGGACAGGATGAAGACGACAGCGACATACAGCGGCATTCCCTTATGCATCAGGCGGCGTACGAGCGGGATCATCCCGCATTCACAGACGGGGAAAAGAAGCCCCAGCAGACAGCTGAACAGAACCGCCGGCACCGGGCGGCGCGGAATCCAGCGCTGGATGACCCCGTCCGGCACGAACACGCGGAGCAGGGAGGACAATAGCGCGCCCAGCAATACAAACGGCAGAGCCTCCAGCAGAATGCCGAGGAATGCCGCTTTGAAGGTGTCGGTATAGCCGTTGTCCGCAAGCTCCAGGTGCCCGGGGAGCCAGAGGACGCCGAGGGTGAGCAGGAACGCGGCGGGAAGGAGCAGCGGAATTATTTTGACCGGAGTTAAGGCTGTCATGGCTTCATCGGCTCCTTCCTCATACCTGTAATCAGCTGAACAAGCCGGCCCAGCTGCGGCTGATTGCCTTCTCATCCAGATTCAGTCCAATGCACACTACATACGGCTGGCCCGGATAGCTTGAAGCTTCCCAGGAGATGCGGTTGCCTGCGTATTGCACCAGCTGTACGGAGTCCTGTCCGGCCAGCCGCACATGCCCTTTGGCCCGCAGCAGGCTGTAGCCCCATTGACGGAAAAATTGCTCCAGCTGCTCCTGCCGCAGACTGCCGCTGACAGCCAGGGGAACGGTTAATGTTACTGCTGTGACTTGGGAGTAAGAGCCGGCTGGCTCAGATTCGGGTTCCAGCTCATGCACTGCGGTGGCGCTGCTGCTTGCGCTTGGGCTGACCCGCTTAAGCGCTGTGGCGCTGCTGCTGCCGGGGCCGCTGCGGCGAACGGAATTTCGTATGGCCCGGGCAGGAATACCGGCCAGCAGCGGGGCGAGATTAATCTGGCTGTAATGGGTGAATACCAGCTCTGCCTCCGAATGATGCCTGCCGGCCATTTTCTCAATCTTCCATAAAGTCTCAGGCTCTACCAGATCGCTCTTGTTGACGATGATGAGGTCGGCAGTGGCGATCTGCTTGCGCAGCGTGCGGACCAGCTGCTTGTCGGATGAGAAGCGGCTGCTGTACTCCAGCGCATTCTCGGCATCCAGCACCGTAATGGTGTGATGCAGCACCAGGCGGTCCGCCAGAGGCGGCGACTGCAGCGTTGCGGCAATCTCATCCGGGTCAGCGACCCCGGTCAGCTCAATGCAGATCAGATCCGGGCGGCGCACCAGCAGCGCGGTCAGGCTGCGCGGCAGCTCATCCTTGCGGCTGCAGCAGATACAGCCGTCCAGCAGCTTCTCGACACTGGTGCCGGTCTGCTCCTGGAGGATATAGCCGTCCACATCCTTTTTTCCCAGCTCATTCATGATGACACCGGGGCTCAGCCCTCTCCGCTTGCACTCCTTCAGCAGACTCAGCAGCAGAGTCGTTTTACCGCTCCCCAGGAATCCGCTCAGTATGATCACAGGTATTCTCATGGCTCACACTCCCGTTCCTTAAGTTCCGTCCCTTCAGGGGCGGTCAAGCCTTTAGTGCAAATATAAGAATTTATATGTTGCACACGATAAATTATCCTTCTATTTCTCGCTGAAACGGTACCGTCCTTTATAAGGACTGCAAAGCCGTTTCCACTTGTTGTATTTCCATCTATACGTAAGGCCTGCGCCGGAAAGAACCCCTGTCTAAGAGAGTTGAATAATTGAGATTTCCTGTTGACACGGGACAGGTGGAGCATGTAATATGTGTAAATCGTAATAATTACGATTAGACGAAAGGAGTTGGCTTAGGATGAGAGTCATCGTTACCTTGGCTTGTACGGAGACGGGCGACCGGAACTATACCACCACGAAGAACAAGCGGACCACACCGGAACGGCTGGAGATGAGAAAATATTGCCCTCGCCTGAAGCGCGTCACCCTGCACCGCGAGACCCGTTAAACGGCCGGCTGGCCGGACTGGCTTGACGGTAACCAAATCTGTCTAAGGAGTATACCGATGAACAAAATTCCTGTTACTGTACTGAGCGGCTACCTGGGTTCAGGCAAAACAACACTGCTCAATCATATTCTGCATAACCGTGACGGCCTGAAGGTGGCCGTGATCGTCAATGATATGAGCGAAGTGAATGTGGATGCAAATCTGGTGAAATCCGGCAGCACGCTCTCGCGGACCGAGGAGAAGCTGGTGGAGATGTCGAACGGCTGCATCTGCTGCACGCTCCGGGATGATCTGCTGCGCGAGGTCCATCTTCTCGCTTCGGAAGGACGCTTCGATTACATTCTGATCGAGTCCTCCGGCATCAGCGAGCCGGTTCCGGTCGCCCAGACCTTCACGTATGCCAATCCCGAGCTGGATATTGACCTGACGGAGCTGGCCAGACTCGACACCATGGTTACGGTCGTGGATGCGAACCGTTTCTGGCATGATTTCGCTTCGGGAGACAGCCTGCTGGACCGCAATATGACGGCGGGTGAAGGGGATTACCGGGATATCGTCGATCTGCTGATCGACCAGATTGAGACCTGCGATGTGCTGCTGCTGAACAAATGCGATCTGGTGGAGGAAGCGGAGCTGAACAAGCTGGAGGCAGTGCTGCGCCGGCTTCAGCCGCGTGCGAAGATCATCCGTACCGTGAATGCGCAGGTTGATCCTGCGGAGATTCTGAACACGGGCCGCTTCGACTTTGAGCAGACCAGCCAGTCCTCCGGTTGGATCGCTGAGCTGGGCAAGGAAGAGCATACACCCGAGACGGAGGAGTATGGCATTACCTCGTTCGTCTACCGGCGCAGAGCCCCGTTCCACCCGCAGCGGCTGAGCTTCTTCTTCAGCAACTGGCCTGCTGAGGTGGTCCGCGCCAAAGGCCTCGTCTGGCTGGCCGCACGCGGCGATCTGGCGGCGACGGTCAGCCAGGCAGGACCGTCGATCCAGTTCGGCCCCGCCGGCTACTGGCTGGCGACCCTGCCGGTGGAACAGCAGCAGGAGGTGCTGGCCACCGAGCCGGATGTGCTGGCGAAATGGGACGCGCAGTGGGGCGACCGGCTGAACGAGATAGTATTCATCGGGGTCAGCATGAACCGTGAGGATATCGAGGCCCGTCTGGACCTCTGCCTGCTGACCGACGCAGAGATGCAGCAGGACTGGAGCAGCTTCAACAATCCGCTGCCTTGGCCTGCGGAGGAGCTGCTTGCGGCAGCGCAGGAGTAGGCGGAAGCTGGTGCTGGGGAAATAGTGCAGTGTGTGGGGAGCCGGAATCATTGAGCTGATTCCGGCTTCTCTGTGCTTACGGCATTGTGCGGGCGGAATGTAGTCGGAAAACCGATTACAATGCGCAGGCGCGGGGTGTGCGGGCTGAATGTAATCGGAAAACCGATTACAATGCGCAGGCGCGGGGTGTGCGGGCCGGATGTATGCGAAAAACCGAACACATTCGGCGCTGCGTGGGCATGAGGAGCAAATGTAATCGAAAAATCGAACACATTCGGCGCTGCGTGGGTACGAGGACCAGATGTATGCGAAAAACCGAACACATTCGGCGTTGCGTGGGTACGAGGAACAAATGTATGTGAAAAACCGAACACATACGGCGCTGCGCGGGTACGAGGACCAAATGTATGTGGAAAACCGAACACATTAGGCGACGGCGGAGGTACATGGGCCGGATGTATGCGAAAAACCGAACACATTCGAGCGCTGCGTGGGTACGAGGGCCGGATGTATGCGAAAAACCGAACACATTCGGCGCTGCGCGGGCACGAGGGCCGGATGTATGCGAAAAACCGAACACATTCGAGCGCTGCGTGGGTACGAGGGCCGGATGTATGCGAAAAACCGAACACATTGCGCCTAGTGTGGGCGCGCATGCGCAATGTAATCGAAAAACCGATCACATTGCGAGTAGCGGGGATGAGCGCGCTGGATGAGGGCACTGGAGCCGGAAGATTGCGGAATACCGAGCACAATGCGCAATAGTTGGTACGACGGCGTATGGTCTGGTGATTATTTAGCTTGCTGCCTTGAAATCAGGAGTATTGAGCAGCTGCAAATCGGTGCGATTACGATAAATTTACGTTTACGGGTTTACAAATCGTAATTGTTACGATAAACTCAATGAAGTTAAATAGTAATTATTACGAATAGAAGGCGAGTTAATAGCTACTTAATAGCTACTTAATAGCAATTTGCTAACAAGTCACTAATAATTAACTAACTAGTAACTGACAAGCCAACAACAAGTCAACAACAAGCCAACAAGCGACTACCAAGTCATTAACAATCAACAGACACTCTAGCTCATTCACCCTGCTACAGTGTCAGGAAGGGAGGGACGATGCCATATGATTCTGTCCTCGATGCGGGATGTGGTGTTCGGCTACGGGAACGAGCCGGTGATCAGCGGCTTGTCGCTGGATATTGAAGCCGGGCAATTCATCGGCATAACCGGTCCGAACGGAGCAGCAAAGACTACGCTGCTCAAGCTGATGCTGGGCCTGCTGAAGCCATGGAGCGGAACGGTCACCCTGAACCGGGGGATGGATGGAGCAGGGCGGCCTGTGATCGGTTATGTGCCGCAGCAGGTGGCCTCCTTCAATGCCGGGTTTCCCAGCAAGGTAATTGAGCTGGTCCGCTCCGGCTGTTATGCCAGGCTCGGGCTGTTCGGCCGGTTCTCGAAGCAGCAGGAGGCGCTGGTTGAGCGCAGCCTGCGGCAGGTAGAGATGTGGGAGTACCGCAATTCCCGGATCGGAGAGCTGTCCGGCGGGCAGAAGCAGCGGATCTGCATTGCCCGGGCGCTGGCCCAGCAGCCGCAGGTGCTGGTGCTGGATGAGCCGGTGACGGGGATGGATGCTGCCAGCCGCAGCGGCTTCTATCAGCTGATGCGCCATGATGTTACCAGCCATGGCCGGACGGTCATTATGGTTACCCATAACCTTGGAGAGACAAGTTCCTATCTGGATACAGTGATCAGCCTGGAACGCAAAGAGCAGGAGGGCTGGACATGCTTGGTTACGAATTCATGCAGCGTGCATTTTGGGCAGGAGGCCTGATCGGCCTCATTGGCCCGTTGCTTGGCGTGTACCTGATGCTCCGCAGGCAGGTGCTGATGGCAGATACGCTATCGCATGTATCGCTTGCCGGAGTTGCACTGGGCTCCGTGCTGCACTGGAATCCGGCGCTCAGCGGCTTTGCCGTGGCTATAGCCGGCGGCCTTGTCATTGAGCAGCTGCGCCGCTCTTACCGTACATACAGCGAGCTGCCCGTAGCGATCATTATGACCTCGGGCCTGGCGCTGGCTGTCGTGCTGATGAGCCTGAAGCAGAATCTGGCGAAGAGCTTCAGCTCCTATCTGTTCGGCTCTATCGTTGCGGTCAGCGATACACAGCTTAAGCTGATTGCAGCGGTGGCCGCCGCCGGCCTGCTCTATTTCATCATCCTGCGCCGCCCGCTGTACAGCCTGACCTTCGACGAAGAGACGGCAACCATCGGCGGCGTCCGCACCGGTCTGCTGTCCTTCTCATTCGCGGTGCTGACCGGCATGACCGTTGCGGCAGCCATGCCGGTGGTCGGCGTGCTGCTCGTGTCCGCTCTGATCGTCCTGCCGGCCTCCATTGCCCTGCGGATCGCTTCAGGCTTCACAGCAGCGATTCTTATCGCGATCGGCACGGGTCTTACCGGTGTGTATGCCGGACTGACGGCTTCCTACTATATTAATACGCCTCCCGGGGGCACCATTGCCCTGATTCTGCTGGTGTTCCTGCTGACCGTTATGGCATTGCAGAAGATGGTCAGACGAAGAAGCCGCCGTAAGCTTCACCATTCCCAAACTATATAAGAAAAGAGGTCAACACATCCCATGTCTATGTTGAAATCAGTACACCGCTCCAGAAACGGATTCAGAATCCGCCATCTGGCCGCTGTATCCCTGACGTCCATCCTGATTCTCGCCGGCTGCGGAAGCAATAACACGGCGGGCAATGCGGCATCTGCCGGCAGCCCCGAGGCCACTCCTTCTATTGCTCCTTCCGCTGCTGCTTCTGAAGCGCCGGGGAACCGCTTGAATATTAAAGTCAGCTTCTACCCGATGTATGAATTCACCAAGAATATTACCGGAGATCTTGCTGATGTGGAGGTTCTGGTCCCGGCCGGGGTCGAGCCGCATGACTGGGAGCCGACCGCGAAGGATATGGCCGATATTTCGGATGCCGATGTGCTGGTCTATAACGGTGCAGGAATGGAGGGCTGGGCACAGCAGGTCATTGACGCCGCAGCCGGGAGCAGCCTGCTTGCCATTGAAGCCAGCAAAGGGCTGGAGATCGTGGAGGGCGCCGAAGAGGAGCATGAGCATAATGAAGACCACGATTATGACCATGACCATGACCATGATCAGGCTGCCGCTGATACTGCCGACCACGACCACGATCATGCGGATGGCGAATCCGCTGCCGGAGAAGCAGAACATGATCATGACCACGAACACAGCCATGACCACGGCGGTCTGGACCCGCATGTCTGGCTGGACCCGGTCATGGCCATCGGAGAGGTCCGCACGATTGAAGCGGCGCTCTCCAAGGCATCCCCGGAGAATGCCGCAGCCTTCAAGGCGAACAGTGAAGCTTATATCGCCAAGCTGGAGCAGCTCGACCAGGAGTTCAGAGACGGGCTGAAGGACACGAAGCGCAAGGATTTCATTACTCAGCATGCCGCCTTTGGTTATCTGGCCCGGCAATACGGCTTAACACAGGTGCCGATCGCCGGATTATCACCCGAGCAGGAGCCTTCCGCAGCCCAGATGGCCGATATCGTGGAGTTCGCCAAGGCGAATAAGGTGACCACGATCTTTTTTGAGACACTGGTATCCTCCAAGGTAGCCGATGCTATTGCCCAGGAAATAGGCGCGAAGACGGCTGTGCTGAATCCGATTGAAGGGCTGACGGATGAGGACGTTAAGAATAATCTGGATTACCTGGGTCTCATGCGCCAGAATCTGGCCGCGCTGACCCAGGCGCTGAACGAATAGGAAGGGAGGTCGGATTCAGACCATGGCTAAGAAATCGAAGGTTATCAAGGAATTGAAGCGGCAGGAGCTGGTAGCCAAATACGCCGCGAAACGCAGAGAGCTGAAGGCAGCGGGGGATTGGATGGCCTTGCAAAAGCTGCCGCGCGACTCCTCGCCTGCCCGGCTGCACAACAGATGCAGCGTAACCGGCCGGCCACGCGGATATCTGGGCAAATTCAAGATATCCCGGATCGTCTTCCGCGAGCTGGCGCATAAGGGCCAAATTCCCGGAGTTACCAAGTCAAGCTGGTAGGCCTGGAAATCATTTCATAGCTCCGCTAATGGCAGGCGGCTGGTTCTCTGTGATACAGGGATCAGCCGCCTGTTTGTGTTAATCGCTTCTGTCGGAACCGCAGAATTGGGTTATAATAGAAGCAGAACATCTGTCTGCTGGAGGAGGCGTATTTCATGAGTTATACGGATACATTCATACGGGTGTCCGAAGATTGTCCGTCTGAGACAGGCATAGTTCCGGTATCCGGCCGGACACTTCCGCCCGCCCATGTCATTCAGTACCATTTGCTGGCTGAATCACCTTACCGGTATACCCATGAGGAGCTGCTGTACGAAGTCCATGTACGCCACAAAGCGATTCCCGAAGAGGAGCGTGAAACGCGCCGGGAGGAGCTATATACTGAGCTGTTCTCCAAAAAACATCCGTGCCTGCGCGCCTCCATGCTGCCCAAGAAATTCGGCTGGGGGCTTCATTATAATGCAGAAGGCAAGATTGCCCTGTATGCCAGGGAATCTCCGGAGTATGATTATTACACCTCCAGTGACGAAGCAGGCGTGAAGCTGCTGAATGCGATGCGCAATAAGCGGGGCTGATCAATAAGAACACAATTTCGGACACAGAAAGAAGGAACAGCATGACAGAGTATTGGGATCACAGGTTTGCCGGGGAAGGGATGATCTGGGGGAGCGGGCCGAGCCCGTCAGCGGAATGGGCGAAGGAGCGGTTTCGCAGGGCAGGGGTGTCTACGGTGCTGGTTCCCGGGGCCGGTTATGGACGGAATACCAAAGCTTTTGCCACTGAATTTACAGTTTACGGCATAGAATTAAGTGAAGCGGCACTGGAGCTGGCGAGGGAATGGGACCCGGCTACGACCTTTATTGCAGGATCGGCGCTGGAGCCGCAGCTTACAGCTCCGGTGGATGCGGTCTATTGCTATGATGTGCTGCATTTATTCCTGGCGGAGGACCGCCGCAGGCTGATTGAGGCAAGTCTTGCTCAGGTCCGGCAGGGAGGGCTGCTCTACTTCACCAGCTTCTCTGATGAGGACCCCAACTATGGCTGCGGAACGGAGCTGGAGCCGGGAACCTATGAGTATAAGAAGGATAAATACGCGCACTTCTTCAGTGAGGCCGGACTCAGGTCGGAATTCGCCGGAACGGAGATTCTGGAGACAGGTACGTTTACTGAGATTTTACATAGCCCGCAGGGCGGCACGCATGAATACATACTAAGAACGATTCTCGCACGCAAACAAGTGTAAACGGCCGTCCTTTTAAAGGAGGGTTCCGTTTCAGCGAGAAATAGAAGGATAAACCGCCCTCCAGCAGACGCCAAAAGGCCCTTCTCCGGGGGAAGGACCTTGCTTCGTTGATGGCCTGCATAGACTGAGTTAATGATGCTCGCAATCCGCGAACAGAATATGCCTTGGAATGCGGAAGAAATTCTCCGCCTTCTCCTGCAGGGCCGGTGTAGGCA
This region of Paenibacillus sp. FSL K6-1096 genomic DNA includes:
- a CDS encoding GTP-binding protein, producing the protein MNKIPVTVLSGYLGSGKTTLLNHILHNRDGLKVAVIVNDMSEVNVDANLVKSGSTLSRTEEKLVEMSNGCICCTLRDDLLREVHLLASEGRFDYILIESSGISEPVPVAQTFTYANPELDIDLTELARLDTMVTVVDANRFWHDFASGDSLLDRNMTAGEGDYRDIVDLLIDQIETCDVLLLNKCDLVEEAELNKLEAVLRRLQPRAKIIRTVNAQVDPAEILNTGRFDFEQTSQSSGWIAELGKEEHTPETEEYGITSFVYRRRAPFHPQRLSFFFSNWPAEVVRAKGLVWLAARGDLAATVSQAGPSIQFGPAGYWLATLPVEQQQEVLATEPDVLAKWDAQWGDRLNEIVFIGVSMNREDIEARLDLCLLTDAEMQQDWSSFNNPLPWPAEELLAAAQE
- a CDS encoding metal ABC transporter ATP-binding protein, with the protein product MILSSMRDVVFGYGNEPVISGLSLDIEAGQFIGITGPNGAAKTTLLKLMLGLLKPWSGTVTLNRGMDGAGRPVIGYVPQQVASFNAGFPSKVIELVRSGCYARLGLFGRFSKQQEALVERSLRQVEMWEYRNSRIGELSGGQKQRICIARALAQQPQVLVLDEPVTGMDAASRSGFYQLMRHDVTSHGRTVIMVTHNLGETSSYLDTVISLERKEQEGWTCLVTNSCSVHFGQEA
- a CDS encoding metal ABC transporter permease codes for the protein MDMLGYEFMQRAFWAGGLIGLIGPLLGVYLMLRRQVLMADTLSHVSLAGVALGSVLHWNPALSGFAVAIAGGLVIEQLRRSYRTYSELPVAIIMTSGLALAVVLMSLKQNLAKSFSSYLFGSIVAVSDTQLKLIAAVAAAGLLYFIILRRPLYSLTFDEETATIGGVRTGLLSFSFAVLTGMTVAAAMPVVGVLLVSALIVLPASIALRIASGFTAAILIAIGTGLTGVYAGLTASYYINTPPGGTIALILLVFLLTVMALQKMVRRRSRRKLHHSQTI
- a CDS encoding metal ABC transporter substrate-binding protein; its protein translation is MSMLKSVHRSRNGFRIRHLAAVSLTSILILAGCGSNNTAGNAASAGSPEATPSIAPSAAASEAPGNRLNIKVSFYPMYEFTKNITGDLADVEVLVPAGVEPHDWEPTAKDMADISDADVLVYNGAGMEGWAQQVIDAAAGSSLLAIEASKGLEIVEGAEEEHEHNEDHDYDHDHDHDQAAADTADHDHDHADGESAAGEAEHDHDHEHSHDHGGLDPHVWLDPVMAIGEVRTIEAALSKASPENAAAFKANSEAYIAKLEQLDQEFRDGLKDTKRKDFITQHAAFGYLARQYGLTQVPIAGLSPEQEPSAAQMADIVEFAKANKVTTIFFETLVSSKVADAIAQEIGAKTAVLNPIEGLTDEDVKNNLDYLGLMRQNLAALTQALNE
- the rpsN gene encoding 30S ribosomal protein S14, which encodes MAKKSKVIKELKRQELVAKYAAKRRELKAAGDWMALQKLPRDSSPARLHNRCSVTGRPRGYLGKFKISRIVFRELAHKGQIPGVTKSSW
- a CDS encoding DUF6157 family protein; amino-acid sequence: MSYTDTFIRVSEDCPSETGIVPVSGRTLPPAHVIQYHLLAESPYRYTHEELLYEVHVRHKAIPEEERETRREELYTELFSKKHPCLRASMLPKKFGWGLHYNAEGKIALYARESPEYDYYTSSDEAGVKLLNAMRNKRG
- a CDS encoding class I SAM-dependent methyltransferase, whose amino-acid sequence is MTEYWDHRFAGEGMIWGSGPSPSAEWAKERFRRAGVSTVLVPGAGYGRNTKAFATEFTVYGIELSEAALELAREWDPATTFIAGSALEPQLTAPVDAVYCYDVLHLFLAEDRRRLIEASLAQVRQGGLLYFTSFSDEDPNYGCGTELEPGTYEYKKDKYAHFFSEAGLRSEFAGTEILETGTFTEILHSPQGGTHEYILRTILARKQV